Proteins encoded together in one Planctomyces sp. SH-PL14 window:
- a CDS encoding ParB/RepB/Spo0J family partition protein codes for MADHETLENPRRRLGRGLSALLGGGAPAHSETTVQDDSELRNVPVAHIGRNPFQPRKDFDAEALQELAASVKEHGILQPILVRSVDGGFQLIAGERRWLAAQKAGLTNIPCRVVDVIDKTAFEFALEENLKRRDLHDLEKAEAFRQYIAHFECTVEELAKQLSMSRSAVSNMLRLLDLEEPCKLALRTGKITAGHARALLSLETADQLALCGRIQAESMSVRNAEAAARAITKPQPVEQPAPAPVAAAAAAPVAEQPASEPTAAATEHSAPAPVAAAPEAAPQVHDTHEEAAAPAQPATISMAEHQETHRTPHIDSVETQLCEMLGVKVQIKLKSATSGTIVIPFESNDDFERVLRTVRRNAA; via the coding sequence ATGGCAGATCACGAGACTCTTGAAAATCCACGGCGGCGCCTGGGACGCGGTCTGTCCGCTCTCCTGGGGGGAGGCGCCCCCGCTCATTCCGAGACGACCGTCCAGGACGACTCCGAACTGCGGAATGTGCCGGTCGCTCACATCGGCCGTAATCCATTTCAGCCTCGCAAGGACTTCGACGCCGAAGCCCTCCAGGAACTCGCCGCGAGCGTCAAGGAACACGGCATCCTGCAGCCGATCCTCGTCCGCTCCGTCGACGGCGGCTTTCAACTCATCGCCGGCGAACGCCGCTGGCTCGCCGCCCAGAAGGCCGGCCTGACCAACATCCCGTGCCGCGTCGTTGACGTCATCGACAAGACCGCCTTCGAGTTCGCCCTCGAAGAAAACCTCAAGCGCCGCGACCTGCACGACCTCGAAAAGGCGGAAGCCTTCCGCCAGTACATCGCCCACTTCGAATGCACCGTCGAGGAACTCGCCAAGCAGCTCAGCATGAGCCGCTCGGCCGTGAGCAACATGCTCCGCCTCCTCGACCTCGAAGAGCCCTGCAAGCTCGCCCTGCGGACCGGCAAAATCACCGCCGGCCACGCCCGCGCCCTGCTCTCGCTCGAGACTGCCGATCAGCTCGCCCTGTGCGGCCGGATCCAGGCGGAGAGCATGAGCGTCCGCAACGCGGAAGCCGCCGCCCGGGCGATCACCAAGCCGCAACCGGTCGAGCAACCCGCGCCGGCCCCGGTGGCCGCCGCCGCCGCCGCGCCCGTTGCCGAGCAGCCGGCCTCCGAGCCGACCGCTGCCGCCACCGAGCACTCTGCACCGGCTCCGGTCGCCGCCGCGCCGGAAGCTGCTCCGCAGGTTCACGACACGCACGAAGAAGCCGCCGCGCCGGCCCAGCCCGCCACGATCTCGATGGCGGAACACCAGGAAACGCACCGCACGCCGCACATCGACTCCGTCGAAACGCAGCTATGCGAAATGCTCGGCGTGAAGGTCCAGATCAAGCTCAAGTCGGCGACGTCGGGAACGATCGTCATTCCGTTCGAATCGAACGACGACTTTGAACGCGTCCTGCGGACCGTCCGCCGCAACGCGGCCTGA
- a CDS encoding alpha/beta hydrolase, producing MRQSNPEDRSAAWIEGIGTSVFVPSSYTPSYSYPVVVWLESSSGDGQEARDWFPRVSDRNVVVISLQPPLVGESEDQPLGTWRTRPDNVWEAMDYVEKSLAEVQDILSIHPERIFLAGREDGAAMAADLVCIHPHQFAGILAIDPAGPWADQSLTDWRALPGKPAFHASISSEDPAWLAHLERLGMSVQHVTPVSKAELAAEIGRWILSSIPTAAGL from the coding sequence ATGCGCCAATCCAATCCGGAAGACCGTTCGGCCGCCTGGATCGAGGGGATCGGAACCTCTGTGTTCGTCCCGTCGAGCTATACGCCGTCGTATTCCTATCCGGTCGTCGTGTGGCTGGAGAGTTCGAGCGGGGACGGGCAGGAGGCTCGGGACTGGTTTCCGCGGGTTTCCGACCGCAATGTCGTCGTGATTTCCCTGCAGCCTCCGCTGGTAGGGGAGTCGGAGGACCAGCCGCTGGGGACCTGGCGGACGCGTCCCGACAATGTCTGGGAGGCGATGGACTACGTCGAGAAGTCGCTCGCCGAGGTCCAGGACATCCTTTCGATTCATCCCGAGCGGATCTTCCTGGCGGGGCGGGAGGACGGGGCGGCGATGGCGGCGGATCTGGTCTGTATTCACCCGCATCAGTTTGCGGGGATCCTGGCGATTGATCCGGCCGGTCCCTGGGCGGACCAGTCGTTGACGGACTGGCGGGCTTTGCCGGGGAAGCCGGCGTTCCATGCGAGCATCTCGTCTGAGGACCCTGCGTGGCTGGCTCATCTGGAGCGGCTGGGGATGTCGGTCCAGCATGTGACTCCGGTGTCGAAGGCGGAGCTGGCGGCGGAGATCGGGCGGTGGATTCTGTCGTCGATCCCAACGGCGGCCGGCCTGTAG
- a CDS encoding class I mannose-6-phosphate isomerase, which yields MANVRSLASNALTDGDGILRLSPTWVPRSFLQPGRRLKLHPNDYYALGTHRGGIDERWFASTTEAANDNRNHDEGLSYVVAGGEKFLLRDAVSELGAELVGDHIWNTYKKWPVYSKFFDNMGPIPHHMHQNEEQAKLVGQEGKPESYYFPPQLNNVGNNFPYTFMGLEPGTTKEDVVRCLDRWNEGDNGILDLSKAYRLKVGTGWLIPPCVLHAPGSLLTYEPQWGSDVFGMYQSLVEGRAVPRALLTKDFPTEKHNDNRYLVDALDWEKNVDPNFMENNYLEPIVSEEGDGWADRWIVYGKVDGKQLFTSKELTLQPGAKCTIKDGGAYGWITVQGSGKVGKLVLQTPAMIRFGEMTMDEVFVTAKAAAAGVTFENTGTEPLVGLRYFGPNAQPKAPEVGAHRKK from the coding sequence ATGGCGAATGTGCGTTCACTCGCTTCGAATGCCCTGACCGACGGCGACGGCATCCTCCGTCTCTCCCCGACCTGGGTCCCCCGCTCGTTCCTCCAGCCCGGCCGCCGCCTCAAGCTCCATCCGAACGACTACTACGCTCTCGGAACCCACCGCGGCGGCATCGACGAGCGGTGGTTCGCCTCGACGACTGAAGCGGCCAACGACAACCGCAACCACGACGAAGGTCTCAGCTACGTCGTCGCCGGCGGCGAAAAGTTCCTCCTCCGCGACGCGGTCAGCGAGCTCGGCGCCGAACTCGTCGGCGACCATATCTGGAACACCTATAAGAAGTGGCCGGTCTACTCGAAGTTCTTCGACAACATGGGGCCGATCCCCCATCACATGCACCAGAACGAGGAGCAGGCCAAGCTCGTCGGGCAGGAAGGGAAGCCGGAGTCGTACTACTTCCCGCCGCAGCTCAACAACGTCGGCAACAATTTCCCCTACACGTTCATGGGCCTGGAACCCGGCACGACGAAGGAAGACGTCGTCCGCTGCCTCGACCGCTGGAACGAAGGGGACAACGGGATCCTCGACCTCTCGAAGGCGTACCGCCTGAAGGTCGGGACTGGCTGGCTCATCCCGCCGTGCGTGCTCCACGCCCCCGGCTCGCTCCTGACGTACGAGCCGCAGTGGGGCTCGGACGTGTTCGGGATGTACCAGAGCCTCGTCGAAGGCCGCGCGGTTCCGCGGGCCCTGCTGACGAAGGACTTCCCGACGGAGAAGCACAACGACAACCGCTACCTCGTCGACGCTCTCGACTGGGAGAAGAACGTCGATCCGAACTTCATGGAGAACAACTACCTGGAGCCGATCGTCTCCGAAGAGGGGGACGGCTGGGCCGACCGCTGGATCGTCTACGGCAAGGTGGACGGCAAGCAGCTCTTCACCTCCAAGGAGCTGACCCTCCAGCCCGGAGCGAAGTGCACGATCAAGGACGGCGGCGCTTACGGCTGGATCACGGTCCAGGGGAGCGGCAAGGTCGGGAAGCTGGTCCTCCAGACCCCGGCGATGATCCGCTTCGGCGAGATGACGATGGACGAAGTCTTCGTCACGGCCAAGGCGGCCGCGGCGGGTGTGACGTTCGAGAACACCGGGACCGAGCCGCTCGTCGGCCTGCGGTACTTCGGGCCGAATGCGCAGCCCAAGGCTCCGGAAGTCGGCGCTCACCGGAAGAAGTGA